Part of the Rhodococcus sp. OK302 genome is shown below.
GATCATGGCGCCTTCGGCACCCGCAGCGATGACAGCTGCCAGTCCGCGACCGGTGCCGATGCCGCCCGCGGCAAGAACCGGAAGCGTTGTCGATTCCAGGATTTCCTGCAGCAGCGGCAGCGTTCCGATGCGCCCGGTGTGGCCGCCGGCCTCTGCGCCCTGCGCGATGACGGCGTCGACTCCGGCAGCCTCGACGACACGCAAGTCGTCGAGCGTATTGATCTGTGACACAACAGGAATGCCTGCCGCGTGAACCCGCTCGACATATGCGGCGGGGTCACCGAAAGACAAAGTGATCAGTGCGGGCTTTTCCGCGATGGCGGCGTCGAGCAAGCTGGTGTCACCGTCGAGCGACCACGTCATGAGGCCGATACCGAAGGGGCCGCCGACACGGGCTTTCGCAGCCTCGTCAGCTACCCATTGCGCACTGTTGTAGCGGGCTGCACCGAGCAGTCCCAGCCCGCCCGCTGCCGACACAGCGCCGACCAATTCGCCGCCGGCGCGACCGCCCATGGGTGCCCCGAGAACGGGGATCTCGATTCCGAACTCTCGGGTCAACCACGTGGCGATCACAGGCGGTACTCCTACTTCTTGGGCTTGTCGGTAACCGATTCGGACGACAACGCTGCCACGAAGGCTTCCTGGGGAACTTCCACTCGCCCAATGGTCTTCATGCGCTTCTTGCCTTCCTTCTGCTTCTCGAGCAGCTTGCGCTTACGGCTGATATCGCCGCCGTAGCACTTGGCAAGAACGTCCTTGCGGATAGCGCGGATGGTCTCGCGCGAGATGACCTTGGATCCGATGGCCGCCTGGATCGGGACCTCGAAGTTCTGGCGCGGAATCAGCTCGCGCAGCTTCCCGGTCATTCGGCCACCGTAAGCAGCGGCGTTGGTGCGGTGCACGATCGACGAGAATGCATCGACAGCTTCACCCTGCAGGAGGATATCCACCTTCACCAGGTCCGCTGCCTGCTCGCCGGCCTCCTCGTAGTCAAGGCTGGCGTAGCCCTTGGTGCGCGACTTCAATGCGTCGAAGAAGTCGAACATGATCTCGCCCATCGGCAATTCGTATCGAAGCTCGACACGCGTCTCCGACAGGTAGTCCATGCCGCCGAGTTCGCCGCGTCGGGACTGGCACAGCTCCATGATGGCGCCGATGTACTCACTCGGCGCGATGACGGTGCACTTGGCGACGGGCTCGTAGACCTCACGAACCTTGCCTTCAGGCCAGTACGACGGGTTGGTGACAACCTGCATCGTTCCGTCTTCGAGCTGAACGCGGTAGACCACGTTGGGCGCTGTGGAAATCAGTTCGAGACCGAACTCGCGCTCGAGCCGGTCGCGGGTGATTTCCATGTGCAGCAGTCCGAGGAAGCCGCAACGGAAACCGAAGCCGAGGGCCACGGACGTCTCAGGTTCGTAGGCCAGTGCAGCGTCGTTGAGTCGCAGCTTGTCCAGAGCGTCGCGCAGGACGGGGTAATCCGAGCCGTCCATCGGGTACAGACCCGAGTAGACCATCGGCTTGGGGTCGCGGTAGCCGACGAGGGGTTCCGTCGCACCGTTGCGAGCTGAGGTGACGGTGTCACCGACTCGGGACTGACGAACGTCCTTCACACCGGTGATGAGGTAGCCCACTTCGCCGACACCCAGGCCGACGCTGGCCTTGGGCTCGGGCGAGATGATGCCGACCTCGAGAAGTTCGTGGGTGGTGCCGGTCGACATCATCGTGATCTTCTCGCGGGGACGGATCTTGCCGTCGACAACACGCACGTAGGTGACCACGCCGCGGTAGGCGTCGTAGACGGAGTCGAAGATCATCGCGCGAGCGGGACCGTCGGCCTCGCCGACCGGTGCGGGGATCTGGACGATAACTTCGTCGAGCAGTTCCTTGACACCCATGCCGGTCTTGCCCGAGACACGCAGAACGTCGCCAGGCTCGCAGCCCGTGATGTGCGCGATTTCCTCGGCGTAGCGATCCGGATCAGCGGCCGGAAGGTCGATCTTGTTGAGGACGGGAATGATCTTGAGATCCTTCTCCATCGCCAGGTACAGGTTGGCCAGCGTCTGCGCTTCGATGCCCTGAGCAGCGTCGACCAGCAGGATCGCGCCTTCACACGCCTCGAGAGCGCGGGAGACCTCGTACGTGAAGTCGACGTGGCCGGGGGTATCGATGAGGTGGAGAACGAACTCTTCACCGTTGACAGTCCACGGCAGGCGGACGTTCTGCGCCTTGATGGTGATGCCGCGTTCACGCTCGATGTCCATGCGGTCCAGGTACTGCGCACGCATCGCCCGCTCTTCGACCACACCGGTGAGCTGGAGCATGCGGTCTGCCAGCGTCGACTTGCCGTGGTCGATGTGCGCGATGATGCAGAAGTTCCGGATCTGCGCAGGATCCGTAAACGTCTTGTCGGCGAAGCTGCTGATGGGGGACCCCTTAGTCGGACCGGCACCGGCCCGGATCCGGGCCACTGTCAACCTTTAGGATATCCAACTCTTGCGGCCGCCGTGCCACTGGTTCCCGCACCTACCTGATTATGCTCGGACGCTATGGCAAGCATGTGGAAGCAGATCGGTAGAACCCTCGGCAACTTCGCCCGGGACAAGGGGCCTGCGCTCCTCCGCCAACTCCAGTCGTCGAGCGGGCCCCAGGCCTCGTCCGGACGACCGGTGGCGGCTCGAACTGTCCCCACGGCGCACCGCGCCCGCAAGGTTGAATACTCCCCCGACCTGGACGGCAAAGCCGACCCGGGCGAAATCGTCTGGACCTGGGTGGCCTACGAGGAGGACCCGACCCAAGGGAAGGACCGTCCGGTCCTGGTCGTCGGCCGCGACGGCGACACACTTCTGGGTTTGATGCTGTCCTCGCAGAACAAGCGGGATGGCGAGCGAGATTGGCTTGCAATCGGATCCGGCCCTTGGGACGGCGAAGGCCGCCCCAGCTGGATCAGGTTGGACCGTGTACTCGACGTCCCCGAAGGTGGAATTCGCCGCGAAGGTGCGGTTATGGACCACAAGAAATTCGATGTTGTAGCAGCAAAACTTCGGGCCGACTTCAGCTGGAGCTGAAGCCGACCCGAGATTTGAAAACAAACAATGATCAGCTGTTCAGGCGGTTGAAACGGCCGAACAGTGCACGATAGATCAGTGCGCCCAGTGCGCCGCCGATGAGCGGGAACACGATAAACACCCAGACCTGCGGTAATGCACCGTTCTGGAATGCCGCCACACCGAGACTACGAGCCGGGTTAACGGACGTGTTGTCGATCGGAATCGAGACCAAGTGGATCACGGCGAGTGTGAAACCGATGGATACGCCGGCCAGCGGCACATCCGAAATCTGATCCGTCGATGCCAGAACGACAAATACCAGAAGTGCGGTCAGCAGGATCTCGATAATCATGACGGCACCGATGCCGTAACCATCTGAAACCACCATTCCGAGGAGATTTTTCTCGGCGGACGGACTGTGTGCGCCCCAACCGTTTGCGCCCAGACCGTCCGCTGCTCGGTTGTACGCGGGAAGGCTGTTGGCGACCGTAAAGATGACAACACCCGCAATCAGACCGCCGATTACCTGGGCGACGATGTAGATGCAGGCATTGACTGCAGAGATCCGGCCGATGACAAATTGGCCGACGGTAACCGCAGGATTGACGTGGCAACCGGAAATGGGTCCGATTGCGTACACCAGAAACATCAGAGTCAGACCGAATGCCAGCGCGACTCCGAGATTACCGACCTTGGCACCGGCGAACACGGCAGTTCCAACGGCGCAGAAAACAAGGACAAATGTCCCTACTGCTTCGGCCACATACTTCTTCACATCCGAGATCGGTTCGATCTCGGTCAATTCCTGTGCAGTTGGAGACATATTCCCACCCTCTTCTCATTGATCGGTAGTAATGCTCACTCGACTAGATTTGCCGGACTTTACGCAAGGTGCGTGAACTCCACAACAAATTCGAGATTCTTTTGAGCGGACAGCAGATAAAGGTGCCGACGACTGCCGGATCCTATGAATAGTGCTGGTGCACATACATCGAGAGTTACTGTTCATTTTCAGCTAACTCGTCAATGCGGGCGCACCTTCTACCAGCATTGCCCCGACCCCTTATCCAGCACGCGATCCGCACACCATCACCCCCGGCAGTTGCATCGCGCTCCGGATGAACGTACACGCAATCATTCTCGTCGAGAATTCCGCAGGTTAAAACCCTAATCAATCCTAATTATGTCTACCCGATGGACAACTTCCAGCCATTCCCGAACCATGCCAACGAAGTACATGCAACGGAACTTTGCGACACAAGAGACATTCCTCCGAAATCTTGTTACAGCTCAGTTACCAACCATCAATCCAGGTTCGGCCACTAATCGCAATTGCTTGGCAATTGCCGACAACGTCGAATCCGCGACACATTTTGATTAGTGCCGAGATCCTCGTTGAATCGTTCCCTAATTGCCCTTGACAGACGCCACACGAGACCTGCGCATCCGACGACGGTCTTCGAGCAACATCCGCGGGGCCAACCAACCGTTTCCGACAGATCACTCCGACGCGTGGATCGGCACCACGGTGGAGGCTGTCAGACCTTCCGCCCACTGCTGACCCGGGAGGCCTCACTGAACTGCGGCAGGCACTCCTTCACGTGGGCGTTTGCGACCGTGGGAGGAGTTGAGGCGTACAACGTGTAACCTTCTTGGCAGGCGCATCGTGCGGCGGTTTGGGATATTGGACCCTGGACTGGTAATCTTGCCAGTCGGTGCATCAGTGTGCCCACAGCTTTCTCGACCGTAACCAGCTAAAGACGACAAGGATTTTACGCGTGGCCAACATCAAGTCCCAGGTGAAGCGAATCCGTACCAACGAGGCGGCCCGACTCCGTAACCAGTCGGTGAAGTCCTCGCTCCGTACCGCGATTCGTTCATTCCGCGAGGCTGCGGCAGCCGGTGACAAGGACAAGGCCAACGAGCTCCTCGTCGCCACCAGCCGCAAGCTCGACAAGGCAGCCAGCAAGGGCGTTATTCACGCCAACCAGGCTGCAAACAAGAAGTCTGCACTCTCGCAGGCTGCCAACAAGCTCTGACACACACTTTCTGACGGTTCGCCGTCATCAGTGGTGCAACAATAGCCGCTCCGGTCACTTCGACCGGAGCGGCTATTGTGCTTTCCGCAGGAAAATCCTAGAGATTTGGGCCACATCAAAAGTGATGTGGCCCGCTCGTGGTGTCAGGTACCTCTCGAGATTCAGTTCTTGCGCAGCGCACACACTTTGCGTACTGCCATCTCCAAGGCGAAGGACGAATCGACTGCCGCGCCCTTCACGTCCGCATTGAGCGCCGCAACAATCTGCATGGCAGCGCCGATCGACGCGGGATCCCAGCCGTTCACTTCCTTGATTGCCTTCTTGACCTTCCACGGCGGCATCCCCAACTCCGACGCCAATCGGAAGGGATCACCATTCCGCGCGTACGGGCCCACCTTCGCGATCGTGTGGACTGCATCGGCCAGAGCGTCGGCAAGAAGAACGTGGGCGGTTCCGATCTGATCAGCCCAACGCAAGGCTTCGACAGCTCCCTTGACGTCGCCGACGATCACCTTGTCTGCGACATCGAATCCGGAGACCTCGGCTTTGCCGGCGTAATACTGATGCACTGCTGCGACGTCGATCTTGCCGCCGGTGTCTGCGGCCAACTGCGAACAGGCCGAAGCAAGCTCGCGCAGTTTCGATCCGACGCCTTCGATCATTGCCGTGATGACGTCCGGAGATACTTTTACATCGGCGGTGCGGAACTCACCCCGAACGAAGTCTGCCAACTGGCCTTTGTTGAGTTTGGCGGCCTGATGAACTACGGCACCCAATTTTTCCAGTGCCGGCGCCAGCGCTTTTGCGCGGCCACCTCCCGAGTGCAGAACGATGAGAACTACACCTTCGGACGGTTCGCGAGCAGCATCGAGCACCAGCGCGACAGCATCCTTGCCGGCCTCCGCGGCAGCTTCCAGCACGATGACACGATCTTCTGCGAACAGGGACGGACTCAACAGCTCGGCAAGTTCAGGAGCATTGGCGTCCCCCGCACGCATCCGCGTCACCGGAAGATCCGAAATGCCTTGGCCTCGATCGCCCCGAACCTCTTTGATGAGCTTGGATACTGCGCGGTCAATCAGGAACTCGTCGTCCCCGAGAACAAGGTGCAGCGGTTCGACGCCAGCCGGATTACTCACCCGAAGATGTTCCCACGAGGTACCGACACCACGGACATGGACCCGTCGCCGTTCCCGTACACCGCGACGGTGCCGTCACGATCGGTCCGCGCCACGGCGCCTCCCAAGGATTCGAGTTCGCCCAACACTGTGGGATTCGGGTGCCCGAACGTGTTGCCGACTCCGACGCTCACCAACGTCAGTCGAGGGTGAACGGCTCCGAGGAAGGCTTCGGACGTGGTACGCGAACCATGATGGGGCAGCTTCAGAATATCCGCCCGCACGTCGATTCCGGCGCGGAGTATCGAGGCTTCACCCGCGGATTCCGAGTCACCGGTCAGCAGGATTCGCCCAGCGCTTGTGTGAGCCATCAGCACAAGTGATTGATCATTGGCGGATTCAGCTGCGTCGTCGCGGTCACGCGGCACCGCCAGTGTGGGACCGAGAACATTCAGGCGCACGGAACCAAGCGTGAACTCCGAACCGCTACGCAGTCCGATCAGCGGAACTCCTTTCGAGCCGGCAGCAGATTCAACGTCACGAAAACCTGATTCAGGCAACAACATCGGACCGACACCCACCGCTGAAACCGAACGACCGGCAAGCACCGCTTCGAGCCCACCGATATGGTCCGCATGAAAATGACTGATCACAACCAGTGCAATATCGTTGACCCCCAGCATGTTCAGGCACCTGTCCATCGATGTCGGATCAGGTCCGACATCGATCACGACTACGCGGCCGTCTCCCGTCGACAACACCAGACCGTCACCCTGCCCGACGTCGCACATCACGAATACCCAGCCGGGCGCAATCCGTCCGCCGGAGAACAGATGCTGAAATGCCAGCGCCAGAGCAACTCCGAGCACCAACGTGCCGATCACCCATCGCGAGATGCGATTCCAGACCAGCAGCATCGCCACCAGTAACACACCCACGACGAACACAGCTCCGAGAACTCCCGACGGCACGGTCAGATTTGCGCCGGGAACCGCCGCTGCTCGCTCCGAGACGGAGAGCAACCACCACATCGGCGGCCGCACGGTGTGTGCCGCCAGTGTGGCCGCCGGAGCACTGATCAACGCCAGAAGTGCCACGAGCGCACCCAATACCGTAAGCACCCCGACAACTGGTGCGACCAACAGATTCGCCACGATCGCAACAACACTGAGCGTTCCGGCCATCGCGGCTACCACCGGCGCCGTCACGACAAAGGCCGCGACAGAGACAGCTGTCGCCTCGGCCAGCCACCGTGGCCAGCCGCGCCGACGGAGTCCGTCGACCCAGACCGGTGCGAGGATCACCAAGGCGCCGGTGGCCGTCGTCGACAATACGAATCCCCAGTCCACGGCAAGTTCCGGCATCATTGTCACCAGAACGATGACCGCGCACCCCAATGCCGGCAGTGCTTGCTTGCGTCGTCCGGTGACCAAACTGAGCAGACCGATAGTGCCCATCACTGCGGCCCGCAGCACACTGGGCGAAGGCCTCGCGATGATCACGAAGGCAACGAGCGTCACCACGGCAAGCGCTGCCCCGATACGGGGATCGAGCGACGCCGCCCGGACCAGCAACAAGACTGCGCCGAGAAGGATGCTGATGTTTGCGCCGGAGACCGCGGTGAGGTGCGAAAGCCCAGCGGCAGTGAAGTTGTCCTTGACGACCGGCGACAACGCGGAGGTATCCCCCACAACCAGTCCCGGCAATAATCCAGCCTGATCAGCGGGCAGTGCCGCGGCACAGACTGCCGCGAACCTGGACCGTACAGCTCCCGCCCACCGCTGATACCACGGTGTGTCCCCGACCGCGATCGGCCCACCTTCCGTGGTGATGACCGCCAAAGTCAGATCCGATCGACGCGGCGCACTCACCTTGCCTCGCACCGTGAGCACTTGCCCGGGAAGCGTTTTCGGCCAGAGGTCACTGGGCGCGCGGATAGTCACCGAACCGCCGACGTCGAATCGCTGGTTGCCTACGGTGGTCGATCGAACCGAGGCCCGGAAATACACCTGAGCGGGCCCCATCGACGACGCCATCAGCCGCGGGTCTTCGATCGGCGTCACCTGTACGCTCACCCATCCTCCCGATTCCGCCGCCCGCGTCAACGGATGCGCCTCCGCCTCGGACATCCGCCACGCCGTCAGGACGCTGAACGCGGTACCGAACACGCAGGCCACCAACACAACCAGAACCCACGCTGCGTATCCCCGACGCCGGGCGACGACAACGAGGCAGGCACCGAGGGCTGCCGATACCGCCGCGAGAATCCACGACACTGTCGATCCGAAAACGATTCCCGCGGCAGTGACGCTCCAGACCGTCAACGCTGCGGGCACCAATCGAGCATCAAGGACCGACTGCTCGGTCTCACCGCTCATACCGAGACCAGCGGACGCAGCTTGTCGAGCCGAGCCGGCCCGATACCGTCTACTTCACCCAATTGTTCTACGTCCGTGAACTTTCCGTTGGACGTTCGCCACGCTGCAATGGCACTCGCCGTGACGGGCCCGACACCGGGCAGCGTGTCGAGTTCGGCTTCGGTGGCAGTATTCAGATTGATCAGACCCCCACCCGCCGGCGCGGCCGGTGCGCCGCCGGTGCCCGCGGCCGTGGAACTCGTCTTCGGAGCCGAATCACCGACGACACCGACAACTACTTGATCACCGTCGGACAGTTTCTGTGCAAGATTCAAACTCAGGGTGTCCGCGCCCGCGTTCACACCGCCGGCCGCGGTCAATGCATCAGCGACACGTGAGCCGTCCGGAAGCGTCACCAATCCAGGGTTGCGTACCAATCCCACAACACTGACCACCAGACCCACCGGCGCAGCGGCCCGCGAGGATTCGATCGGCGGCGATGGGGGCTCCGAAGTACTCGGCTGACCCGACGCCGTGATCGGAACGCCCACGGCCGCGGGCAACGGCGGAACTGCCTGCATGGTCGGAGAACCCCACCACACTGTGAACACGCCGATCCCGGTAGCGACAAGCGCAACAATCACCAGAGCCAGGGCGCCTCGGCGGCGTGGACTCCAGCGCATATCCCGCCAGCGGTCGGGCACAGCCTGAAAACGAGGGGTGAGAGGTTCCAGCTCCTCGTCGTCGTCGTCGTCGGATTCGAGCAACCAATCGGGGACAGTTGGTTCGGCGACGTCTTCCCGCCCGAAACCAGCACGCGCGCTGGAAAAGTCACCACTCATCGCGGCGAGGCGATCACGCACCCTCTCCCGCTCTTCACTGATCCGCATAAGGGGACGCTAGCGAGCAACGGCGAGCCTGCGGCCACAGAAAATACAGCTGGGGATAACTACCGGCCTGTGGAGAACCGACCTACTGATCCGCGCCAGGTTCCGGGAGCTGACACACCACAACACCGATCGCACCGACACCCACATGGGCACCGATCACCGCACTGAAATCGGTGACAACGGTCTCGGCGATGTTCGGGATTCGGTCTTGTAGTTGCTCGGCAATGCCGTCGGCTCGCTCGCGCGCCTTCATGTGATGGACGGCGATCGCGACGCGGCCGAGCCCCGCCCGCTCGACTGCCGAATCAACCAATCGCGCAAGGGCTTTGGTGGTGGTGCGGGTTTTCTCTTTCAGCACCAGCTTGCCGTCTACCAGATGCAGCAGTGGTTTCATCGCCAATGCTGTGCCCAATAGTGCTGCGGCCGTGCTGATTCTGCCGCCTCGTCGCAACTGATCGAGCTTGTCCACGAAGATGAAGGCACGAGAACGGTCTGCGATGTCAACGGCGCGGTCGTACACGTCATCGAGCTCGGACCCGGCCGCAGCGAAGCGCGCGGCCTCCAACGCCGGATACCCCAAACCCATGCCCGCAGAAGCTGAATCGACAATTCGAACCTTGCCACCGAACTCCAGGGCCGCCTGCCGGCCCGCTTCCCAAGTACCGGAGAGCTGGCGTGAGATGTGCACGGCAACCACACCGTCACCATGGCTCAGTTCGAGCGCACGGCCGTAGGCTTCGATCAATTCTGCCGGTGACGCACCCGCCGTCGTCAACCCGGCCACATCGTCCGGAATTGTGTCGACGCCTTCGAGAAAGTCGCAGCCGTCATGCAGGACGTGCAAGGGCACAACCTGGAGCCCACACGCATCAGCCGACTCACGCGGGACGCAGGCAGACGAATCCGTGACGACAACAACTGACACGTCGCTACCCGACCTCGCTCGCCGGGGTGGACACACGCTGAGCTTCGGCGGCACGGATGGCGGCAATCATGGCCTTGGCGACGCCGACATGGCCGTCCCAACCCCAGTGAATACCGTCAGGGTTTCCGTTGTCGGAAAAAACGTTCTCGCGGACGGCGTCGGCAAGATCTACAACAGGCACGTCTT
Proteins encoded:
- a CDS encoding NAD(P)H-dependent flavin oxidoreductase, whose translation is MIATWLTREFGIEIPVLGAPMGGRAGGELVGAVSAAGGLGLLGAARYNSAQWVADEAAKARVGGPFGIGLMTWSLDGDTSLLDAAIAEKPALITLSFGDPAAYVERVHAAGIPVVSQINTLDDLRVVEAAGVDAVIAQGAEAGGHTGRIGTLPLLQEILESTTLPVLAAGGIGTGRGLAAVIAAGAEGAMIGTALLASPETTGPDYARTRVVEAGSADTVYTSVFDRARSQPWPQRWGGRAIANEFTSTWEGISADEETLAKAYDPSDPNNGVVYAGEAVGLVHGTHPAGDVVRRIGADADRLLSRFS
- the lepA gene encoding translation elongation factor 4, giving the protein MTVARIRAGAGPTKGSPISSFADKTFTDPAQIRNFCIIAHIDHGKSTLADRMLQLTGVVEERAMRAQYLDRMDIERERGITIKAQNVRLPWTVNGEEFVLHLIDTPGHVDFTYEVSRALEACEGAILLVDAAQGIEAQTLANLYLAMEKDLKIIPVLNKIDLPAADPDRYAEEIAHITGCEPGDVLRVSGKTGMGVKELLDEVIVQIPAPVGEADGPARAMIFDSVYDAYRGVVTYVRVVDGKIRPREKITMMSTGTTHELLEVGIISPEPKASVGLGVGEVGYLITGVKDVRQSRVGDTVTSARNGATEPLVGYRDPKPMVYSGLYPMDGSDYPVLRDALDKLRLNDAALAYEPETSVALGFGFRCGFLGLLHMEITRDRLEREFGLELISTAPNVVYRVQLEDGTMQVVTNPSYWPEGKVREVYEPVAKCTVIAPSEYIGAIMELCQSRRGELGGMDYLSETRVELRYELPMGEIMFDFFDALKSRTKGYASLDYEEAGEQAADLVKVDILLQGEAVDAFSSIVHRTNAAAYGGRMTGKLRELIPRQNFEVPIQAAIGSKVISRETIRAIRKDVLAKCYGGDISRKRKLLEKQKEGKKRMKTIGRVEVPQEAFVAALSSESVTDKPKK
- a CDS encoding type II toxin-antitoxin system PemK/MazF family toxin; this translates as MASMWKQIGRTLGNFARDKGPALLRQLQSSSGPQASSGRPVAARTVPTAHRARKVEYSPDLDGKADPGEIVWTWVAYEEDPTQGKDRPVLVVGRDGDTLLGLMLSSQNKRDGERDWLAIGSGPWDGEGRPSWIRLDRVLDVPEGGIRREGAVMDHKKFDVVAAKLRADFSWS
- a CDS encoding aquaporin — its product is MSPTAQELTEIEPISDVKKYVAEAVGTFVLVFCAVGTAVFAGAKVGNLGVALAFGLTLMFLVYAIGPISGCHVNPAVTVGQFVIGRISAVNACIYIVAQVIGGLIAGVVIFTVANSLPAYNRAADGLGANGWGAHSPSAEKNLLGMVVSDGYGIGAVMIIEILLTALLVFVVLASTDQISDVPLAGVSIGFTLAVIHLVSIPIDNTSVNPARSLGVAAFQNGALPQVWVFIVFPLIGGALGALIYRALFGRFNRLNS
- the rpsT gene encoding 30S ribosomal protein S20, which codes for MANIKSQVKRIRTNEAARLRNQSVKSSLRTAIRSFREAAAAGDKDKANELLVATSRKLDKAASKGVIHANQAANKKSALSQAANKL
- the holA gene encoding DNA polymerase III subunit delta, with the translated sequence MSNPAGVEPLHLVLGDDEFLIDRAVSKLIKEVRGDRGQGISDLPVTRMRAGDANAPELAELLSPSLFAEDRVIVLEAAAEAGKDAVALVLDAAREPSEGVVLIVLHSGGGRAKALAPALEKLGAVVHQAAKLNKGQLADFVRGEFRTADVKVSPDVITAMIEGVGSKLRELASACSQLAADTGGKIDVAAVHQYYAGKAEVSGFDVADKVIVGDVKGAVEALRWADQIGTAHVLLADALADAVHTIAKVGPYARNGDPFRLASELGMPPWKVKKAIKEVNGWDPASIGAAMQIVAALNADVKGAAVDSSFALEMAVRKVCALRKN
- a CDS encoding ComEC/Rec2 family competence protein; the protein is MSGETEQSVLDARLVPAALTVWSVTAAGIVFGSTVSWILAAVSAALGACLVVVARRRGYAAWVLVVLVACVFGTAFSVLTAWRMSEAEAHPLTRAAESGGWVSVQVTPIEDPRLMASSMGPAQVYFRASVRSTTVGNQRFDVGGSVTIRAPSDLWPKTLPGQVLTVRGKVSAPRRSDLTLAVITTEGGPIAVGDTPWYQRWAGAVRSRFAAVCAAALPADQAGLLPGLVVGDTSALSPVVKDNFTAAGLSHLTAVSGANISILLGAVLLLVRAASLDPRIGAALAVVTLVAFVIIARPSPSVLRAAVMGTIGLLSLVTGRRKQALPALGCAVIVLVTMMPELAVDWGFVLSTTATGALVILAPVWVDGLRRRGWPRWLAEATAVSVAAFVVTAPVVAAMAGTLSVVAIVANLLVAPVVGVLTVLGALVALLALISAPAATLAAHTVRPPMWWLLSVSERAAAVPGANLTVPSGVLGAVFVVGVLLVAMLLVWNRISRWVIGTLVLGVALALAFQHLFSGGRIAPGWVFVMCDVGQGDGLVLSTGDGRVVVIDVGPDPTSMDRCLNMLGVNDIALVVISHFHADHIGGLEAVLAGRSVSAVGVGPMLLPESGFRDVESAAGSKGVPLIGLRSGSEFTLGSVRLNVLGPTLAVPRDRDDAAESANDQSLVLMAHTSAGRILLTGDSESAGEASILRAGIDVRADILKLPHHGSRTTSEAFLGAVHPRLTLVSVGVGNTFGHPNPTVLGELESLGGAVARTDRDGTVAVYGNGDGSMSVVSVPRGNIFG
- a CDS encoding helix-hairpin-helix domain-containing protein codes for the protein MRISEERERVRDRLAAMSGDFSSARAGFGREDVAEPTVPDWLLESDDDDDEELEPLTPRFQAVPDRWRDMRWSPRRRGALALVIVALVATGIGVFTVWWGSPTMQAVPPLPAAVGVPITASGQPSTSEPPSPPIESSRAAAPVGLVVSVVGLVRNPGLVTLPDGSRVADALTAAGGVNAGADTLSLNLAQKLSDGDQVVVGVVGDSAPKTSSTAAGTGGAPAAPAGGGLINLNTATEAELDTLPGVGPVTASAIAAWRTSNGKFTDVEQLGEVDGIGPARLDKLRPLVSV
- a CDS encoding DegV family protein, with protein sequence MSVVVVTDSSACVPRESADACGLQVVPLHVLHDGCDFLEGVDTIPDDVAGLTTAGASPAELIEAYGRALELSHGDGVVAVHISRQLSGTWEAGRQAALEFGGKVRIVDSASAGMGLGYPALEAARFAAAGSELDDVYDRAVDIADRSRAFIFVDKLDQLRRGGRISTAAALLGTALAMKPLLHLVDGKLVLKEKTRTTTKALARLVDSAVERAGLGRVAIAVHHMKARERADGIAEQLQDRIPNIAETVVTDFSAVIGAHVGVGAIGVVVCQLPEPGADQ